Proteins encoded in a region of the Tripterygium wilfordii isolate XIE 37 chromosome 21, ASM1340144v1, whole genome shotgun sequence genome:
- the LOC119988722 gene encoding protochlorophyllide reductase, chloroplastic-like: protein MALQAASLVASSFSIPKEGKCGAAFKDSSLFGFSLSEHVKADFTSSALRCKGGFNRRNGAVRAQTMATTTPAVNMSAPERKKTLRKGSVVITGASSGLGLATAKALAESGKWDVIMACRDFLKAERAAKAAGMPKENYTIMHLDLASLDSVRQFVDSFRRSGRPLDALVCNAAVYQPTANEPAFTAEGFELSVGTNHLGHFLLSRLLLEDLNKSDYPSRRLIIVGSITGNTNTLAGNVPPKANLGDMRGLAGGLNGLNSSAMVDGGNFDGAKAYKDSKVCNMLTMQEFHRRFHEETGITFASLYPGCIATTGLFREHIPLFRILFPPFQKYITKGYVSEEESGKRLAQVVSDPSLTKSGVYWSWNKASASFENQLSQEASDPEKARKVWEISEKLVGLA, encoded by the exons ATGGCTCTCCAAGCTGCTTCTTTGGTTGCCTCTTCCTTCTCCATCCCCAAAGAG GGCAAGTGTGGTGCAGCCTTTAAGGACTCAAGTCTCTTTGGATTTTCACTCTCAGAGCATGTCAAAGCTGACTTTACCTCATCTGCATTGAGATGCAAG GGGGGATTTAACAGAAGAAATGGAGCTGTCAGAGCCCAAACAATGGCTACAACAACTCCAGCGGTCAACATGAGTGCTCCTGAAAGGAAGAAAACCTTAAGAAAGGGCAGTGTTGTGATCACTGGTGCCTCTTCTGGTTTAGGTCTAGCCACAGCAAAGGCTCTTGCTGAAAGTGGAAAATGGGATGTGATCATGGCTTGCAGGGACTTCCTGAAGGCCGAGAGAGCCGCCAAGGCTGCTGGCATGCCCAAAGAAAACTATACCATTATGCATTTGGATCTTGCATCCCTTGACAGCGTTCGCCAATTTGTTGATAGCTTCAGGCGATCTGGGAggccacttgatgctttggtgtGCAATGCTGCTGTTTACCAGCCAACTGCCAATGAACCTGCATTCACTGCCGAAGGATTTGAGCTAAGTGTTGGAACTAACCATCTTGGTCACTTCCTCCTTTCGCGGCTGCTGCTCGAGGACTTGAACAAATCGGATTATCCATCAAGGCGTCTCATCATTGTCGGCTCGATTACAG GGAACACAAACACTTTGGCTGGCAATGTACCTCCAAAGGCAAATCTTGGGGACATGAGGGGGCTTGCAGGAGGCTTGAATGGGCTAAACAGCTCTGCTATGGTTGATGGTGGAAATTTCGATGGTGCCAAGGCTTACAAGGACAGTAAAGTCTGCAACATGCTGACAATGCAAGAGTTCCACAGGAGGTTCCACGAGGAAACTGGTATCACATTTGCATCTCTTTATCCGGGCTGCATTGCCACGACCGGCTTGTTCCGGGAGCACATACCCTTGTTCAGGATTCTTTTCCCTCCATTCCAGAAGTACATCACCAAGGGCTATGTCTCTGAAGAGGAATCTGGAAAAAGACTTGCACAG GTTGTGAGTGATCCTAGCTTGACAAAATCTGGAGTTTACTGGAGCTGGAACAAGGCCTCTGCTTCATTTGAGAATCAATTGTCTCAAGAAGCTAGTGATCCAGAGAAGGCTCGTAAAGTATGGGAGATCAGTGAGAAACTTGTCGGCTTGGCCTAA
- the LOC119989254 gene encoding WD repeat-containing protein 44-like — MSVTTTTTTTTTIISLNGDEEEEERYYESLDRLLSSNSTSCSTSDSDSEPNPNSLSGDADSSSSSAFPIPRFPRIAATKYDIWISQPASISERRLCLLRDMGLSGDPALSRSKPARESGQLVDFTRSVKSDRLRDPSGIVRSKSDGYDDKSDFSGCSPSILCYNTSSCNVEFVNSSCDRDNNNGNNVVGVDDNNKGIGNSGGGFNKSKGSFPVAVVTSASLLNKPPSGRKIRPDSTSSNGNLGCYDGFRDPVGELDCNGNGGGVGSEMCTIKNLDNGKEFVVNEIREDGTWNKLKEVATGRQLTIEEFEMSMGTSPIVQELMRRQNVEEGHMENLDLKANNGIDSISMSKKKGSWFRSIKNVASSMTNLKEGRSSDERDTSSEKGGRRSSSATDDSQDVSFNGPERVKVRQYGKSSKEFTALYKSQEIQAHNGSIWSIKFSLDGRYLASAGEDCVIHVWQVVESERKGELLMEKPEDGNLNILLMANGSPEPSSLSPTVDSHLGKKRRGRTSISRKSLSLDHIFVPDNVFALSDKPICSFQGHLDDVLDLSWSKSQHLLSSSMDKTVRLWHLSSRTCLKIFSHSDYVTCIQFNPVDDRYFISGSLDAKVRIWSIPDRQVVDWNDLHEMVTSACYTPDGQGALVGSYKGSCRLYNTSENKLQQKCQINLQIKKRKSHQKKITGFQFAPGSTSEVLITSADSRIRVVDGDDLVHKFKGFRNTNSQISASMTANGKYVVSASEDSHVYVWKHEADSRPSRSKGVTVTRSYEHFHCQDVSVAVPWPGIGDSWGLHGIYSADHCVLENNLDEVSTANHPPTPAEDINSWSTSGCTNSPLNGIISSATNGYFFDRISATWPEEKLLLASKNRSPRHAIHDLWNGVNQNMSAWGMVIVTAGLRGELRTFQNFGLPIRI; from the exons ATGAGCGTAACAACAACGACCACGACGACCACGACAATAATAAGCCTAAACGGcgacgaagaagaagaggagcgGTATTACGAGTCCCTCGATCGTCTTCTCTCCTCTAACTCTACCTCCTGTTCCACTTCAGACTCCGACTCCGAACCGAATCCGAATTCCCTTTCTGGAGATGCTGACTCCTCGTCTTCATCTGCTTTTCCCATCCCAAGATTTCCCCGCATTGCCGCCACCAAGTATGACATCTGGATCTCTCAACCTGCTTCCATTTCCGAGCGCCGCCTATGTTTGCTCCGCGACATGGGCCTTAGTGGGGACCCGGCGTTGTCTCGGTCTAAACCAGCGCGAGAATCGGGACAGTTGGTTGATTTTACACGATCGGTGAAGTCGGATCGGCTGAGGGATCCGTCGGGGATAGTCCGATCGAAATCCGACGGTTACGATGATAAGTCTGATTTTTCTGGTTGTTCTCCGTCAATTCTTTGTTACAATACCTCTTCTTGTAATGTTGAGTTTGTAAATAGTAGTTGTGACCGTGATAACAACAACGGCAACAATGTTGTTGGAGTTGATGATAATAATAAAGGTATCGGTAATTCGGGGGGAGGTTTTAACAAAAGTAAGGGATCTTTTCCTGTTGCCGTTGTTACGAGTGCCTCTTTGCTGAATAAGCCACCTAGTGGGAGGAAGATTCGGCCAGATTCCACAAGTTCTAATGGGAATTTAGGATGTTATGACGGATTCAGAGATCCTGTTGGGGAATTGGACTGCAATGGAAATGGTGGTGGGGTTGGTAGTGAAATGTGCACTATAAAAAATCTTGACAATGGGAAGGAGTTTGTGGTGAATGAGATCAGAGAGGATGGGACTTGGAACAAGTTGAAGGAAGTGGCGACTGGGAGGCAACTGACTATAGAAGAGTTTGAGATGAGTATGGGGACTTCACCAATTGTGCAAGAGCTAATGAGGAGGCAGAATGTGGAAGAGGGTCATATGGAAAATCTCGATTTGAAAGCAAACAATGGTATTGATAGCATTTCTATGTCGAAAAAGAAGGGCAGTTGGTTTAGGAGTATAAAAAATGTTGCGAGTAGCATGACCAATCTTAAGGAGGGGAGAAGCAGTGATGAGAGGGATACCTCGTCGGAGAAGGGTGGTAGGAGGTCAAGCTCAGCAACTGATGATAGCCAGGATGTTTCCTTCAATGGGCCTGAGAGAGTTAAGGTGCGGCAGTATGGGAAGTCAAGTAAGGAGTTCACTGCATTGTACAAGAGTCAGGAGATTCAAGCCCATAATGGGTCCATATGGAGCATTAAGTTTAGTTTAGATGGGAGGTATCTTGCGAGTGCAGGTGAGGATTGTGTCATTCATGTTTGGCAGGTTGTGGAGTCGGAGAGAAAAGGGGAATTGTTAATGGAGAAGCCTGAGGACGGGAATTTGAACATTTTGCTAATGGCCAATGGGTCCCCAGAACCTAGTTCATTGTCACCGACGGTGGACAGTCATCttgggaagaagagaagagggaGGACATCTATAAGCCGGAAATCATTGAGCTTGGACCATATTTTTGTTCCTGACAATGTCTTTGCGCTTTCAGATAAACCCATTTGCTCATTCCAAGGACATCTGGACGATGTTCTTGACCTGTCATGGTCCAAGTCTCAG CATTTGCTCTCTTCGTCAATGGATAAAACTGTGCGATTGTGGCACTTGTCTAGCCGTACttgtttgaaaatattttcacaCAGTGATTATG TAACTTGCATCCAGTTTAATCCTGTTGATGATAGATACTTCATTAGTGGATCCCTTGATGCAAAAGTTCGCATTTGGAGCATTCCTGATCGTCAAGTTGTTGATTGGAATGACCTGCATGAGATGGTCACTTCTGCTTGCTATACTCCAGATGGGCAG GGTGCTCTTGTCGGATCATACAAGGGAAGCTGTAGGTTGTATAATACTTCTG AAAATAAGTTGcagcaaaaatgtcaaataaatCTGCAGATCAAGAAGAGGAAATCTCATCAGAAGAAAATCACAGGTTTCCAG TTTGCACCCGGAAGTACATCAGAAGTGCTTATAACATCTGCAGATTCACGAATACGGGTAGTTGATGGTGATGATTTGGTCCACAAGTTCAAGG GGTTTCGCAACACCAACAGCCAAATCTCGGCATCCATGACAGCTAATGGAAAATATGTGGTCTCCGCCAGTGAGGATTCTCATGTCTATGTGTGGAAACATGAAGCCGATTCTCGACCTAGCAGAAGCAAAGGTGTCACAGTCACTCGCTCATACGAGCATTTCCATTGTCAAGATGTATCAGTGGCTGTCCCATGGCCTGGGATAGGTGACTCATGGGGATTACATGGCATTTATTCTGCAGATCACTGCGTGCTTGAAAACAACCTTGACGAGGTTTCTACAGCCAACCATCCTCCCACCCCTGCTGAGGATATTAATTCTTGGTCAACTTCCGGGTGCACCAACAGCCCACTAAATGGAATAATATCCAGTGCAACTAATGGTTACTTCTTTGATAGAATCTCGGCAACATGGCCCGAGGAAAAACTCCTTCTGGCTTCTAAGAACCGTAGCCCTCGTCATGCCATCCATGATCTCTGGAATGGGGTAAACCAAAACATGTCAGCTTGGGGTATGGTAATTGTAACTGCTGGTCTTCGAGGGGAACTTAGAACTTTTCAAAATTTCGGATTGCCAATTCGGATATAA
- the LOC119989842 gene encoding uncharacterized protein LOC119989842 — translation MALTLLMIIIVLHVTASALALVLASEESRTIALIGSDEYSNYTNCIYATNKWTPLRITALVLLLANQVLMMKASLWFFSAEKPLNPKTSSPTPWARFLLIICWAAFFITEAWFLVGSVRKAGQTKYGGTVFSSGFLICQTAKDGFFHRERVFHEGAVFILLISIASKMYNVFYVESNEKETVDGSDSTGENSELTQWFSLRRSIRRSGTWRFLQ, via the exons aTGGCCTTGACACTGCTGATGATAATCATTGTTCTTCATGTCACAGCTTCTGctcttgctcttgttcttgcttcaGAAGAGTCCAGAACTATT GCTTTGATTGGAAGTGATGAATACTCCAACTATACTAACTGTATCTATGCCACAAACAAATGGACTCCCTTGAGAATTACTGCACTTGTTCTTCTATTGGCAAATCAAGTACTTATGATGAAGGCAAGCTTGTGGTTTTTCTCAGCCGAAAAGCCTTTGAATCCTAAAACATCATCTCCTACTCCTTGGGCAAGATTTCTTCTCATCATCTGTTG GGCGGCGTTCTTCATCACTGAGGCATGGTTTTTGGTGGGTTCAGTGAGGAAGGCCGGCCAGACAAAGTACGGAGGGACCGTATTCTCGTCAGGATTTCTCATTTGCCAAACAGCCAAAGATGGATTTTTTCACAGGGAGAGAGTGTTTCATGAAGGGGCGGTATTCATCCTACTCATCAGTATTGCATCAAAAATGTACAATGTTTTCTATGTTGAATCCAATGAAAAAGAAACTGTAGATGGCAGTGACAGCACCGGTGAGAATTCGGAACTGACACAATGGTTTAGCTTAAGGAGATCAATTAGGAGATCAGGGACTTGGAGGTTTCTTCAGTAA
- the LOC119989802 gene encoding CBS domain-containing protein CBSX5-like, protein MAERLLSHVVSDLCLGKPALRSLSVTATVADALLALKSSEDNFISVWSCSGGGLNEEEECQCVGKICMVDVICYLSQEENLLSPSLALKSLVSILMPEAPGLVMHIEPSSSLLEAIDLILKGAQNLVVPIKTRRRVNHQQKLLQTIHGGREYCWLTQEDMMRFLLSSIGLFSPIPALSIESLNIISTDIITIHYHSPASEANGPISRSLSSQTSVAIIDPEGILIGEISPSTLACCDETVAAALTTLSTGDLMAYIDCGGPPEDLVKVVKERLKKRGLGRMLEEFSITPPSSPNLPLASSDEESSNGGVIRSGKYNRSLSYSARMVRRAEAIVCNPRSSLVAVMIQAIAHRVNYVWVIEDDGSLIGIVTFYDMLKVFRDQLESMA, encoded by the exons atggcAGAGAGATTGCTATCACATGTAGTGTCTGACCTCTGTCTGGGAAAACCCGCACTGAGGTCTCTCTCTGTCACTGCCACGGTCGCCGACGCCTTATTGGCTCTCAAGAGCTCCGAAGACAACTTCATCAGCGTCTGGAGTTGCAGTGGTGGTGGATTGAATGAAGAAGAGGAGTGTCAGTGTGTTGGAAAGATTTGTATGGTTGATGTGATTTGTTATTTGTCACAAGAGGAGAACTTGTTGTCTCCTTCTCTGGCTCTCAAATCGCTTGTCTCTATTCTAATGCCTGAAGCTCCTGGACTTGTCATGCACATCGAACCCTCTTCAAG CTTATTAGAAGCAATTGATTTGATCCTCAAAGGAGCTCAAAACCTGGTGGTCCCAATCAAGACCAGAAGAAGAGTTAACCACCAACAGAAGCTCTTACAGACCATCCATGGAGGCCGCGAATATTGCTGGCTAACACAAGAAGACATGATGCGGTTCCTCTTAAGCTCAATTGGTCTCTTCTCACCAATCCCCGCACTTTCAATTGAGTCTCTCAACATTATCAGCACTGACATTATAACAATCCACTATCATTCCCCTGCCTCAGAAGCAAATGGACCAATCTCTCGTTCATTGTCAAGCCAAACATCTGTTGCCATAATTGATCCTGAAGGGATCCTAATCGGTGAGATTTCTCCATCCACACTAGCATGCTGCGACGAGACAGTGGCAGCTGCATTGACAACACTGTCTACAGGGGACTTAATGGCCTACATTGACTGTGGTGGACCTCCAGAGGACCTTGTCAAGGTAGTGAAGGAAAGGTTGAAGAAGAGAGGTTTGGGGAGAATGCTTGAAGAATTCTCAATAACCCCCCCATCTTCTCCGAACTTACCATTAGCGTCTTCTGATGAAGAATCAAGCAATGGTGGAGTGATTAGATCGGGGAAGTACAATAGGTCTTTGAGTTACTCAGCCAGAATGGTTAGAAGAGCAGAAGCAATAGTTTGTAACCCAAGAAGCTCACTTGTGGCAGTGATGATCCAAGCAATTGCACATAGAGTGAACTATGTTTGGGTCATTGAAGATGATGGTAGTTTGATTGGTATTGTTACATTCTATGACATGTTGAAGGTTTTCAGAGATCAATTAGAGTCCATGGCCTAA
- the LOC119989661 gene encoding ultraviolet-B receptor UVR8-like: protein MAGRYRLLSIEELPSHLILEILTSGRLSSADLVCLELTSKTFGGGNSLLYPQKFRSLVDFAAFQLCVGHAIYAGIDFNLQRELFNRCNGNWKRVLRFLQAVEQSSDTVETSAGNMQITTGKYHTLLISNSSVYSCGSGLCGVLGHGSETTQCVTFSRINFPSSAHVVQVSATHNHAAFVLQSGEVFTCGDNSSFCCGHRDTSHPVFRPRLVEALKGVPCKQVAAGLNFTAFLTRRGHVYTCGSNTHGQLGHGNTLEQPTPNVVKLLEGVGSVVQIAAGPSYVLAVMNRGVVYSFGSGSNFCLGHGEQHDELLPRAIQAFRRKGIHVVRVSAGDEHAVALDSNGLVYTWGKGYCGALGHGDEIDKTLPTLLNTLRSHVVVQVCARKRKTFVLVDTGSVYGFGWMGFGSLGFTDRGLSDKVMKPRVLESLRAHRISQISTGLYHTIAVTNRGRIFGFGDNERAQLGHDTLRGSLEPTEIFIQEVDEELSHDSEAP from the exons ATGGCTGGCCGGTATAGATTGCTCTCTATTGAGGAACTGCCCTCACATTTGATTCTAGAAATTTTGACCTCTGGCCGGCTTAGTTCTGCTGATCTGGTGTGTTTGGAGTTGACTTCCAAGACTTTTGGTGGTGGGAATTCTTTGTTGTATCCTCAGAAATTCAGGTCGTTGGTAGATTTTGCTGCATTTCAGCTTTGTGTTGGGCATGCGATATATGCTGGGATCGACTTCAATTTGCAGAGGGAGTTATTTAATCGATGCAATGGGAACTGGAAGCGGGTTTTGAGGTTCTTGCAGGCTGTGGAGCAATCATCTGATACAGTGGAGACCTCAGCAGGCAAT ATGCAGATTACAACTGGAAAGTATCACACATTGCTGATCAGCAACTCATCCGTTTACTCTTGTGGTTCGGGTTTGTGTGGTGTTCTTGGTCATGGTTCGGAGACAACTCAATGTGTAACATTTTCTAGGATTAATTTCCCATCATCGGCACACGTGGTACAAGTCTCAGCCACTCACAACCATGCTGCCTTTGTTTTGCAGTCTGGAGAG GTATTCACATGTGGAGATAATTCATCATTCTGTTGTGGGCACAGAGATACAAGCCACCCAGTATTCAGGCCTAGGCTTGTTGAAGCATTGAAAGGAGTTCCTTGCAAGCAG GTTGCTGCAGGCCTTAATTTTACAGCTTTTCTCACGAGACGGGGCCATGTCTACACTTGCGGGTCCAACACACATGGCCAGCTTGGACATGGCAACACGTTAGAACAACCAACACCAAATGTTGTTAAACTGCTTGAGGGAGTTGGCTCTGTAGTTCAAATTGCTGCTGGTCCGAGTTATGTTCTAGCTGTCATGAACCGTGGGGTGGTCTACTCTTTTGGTTCTGGCTCTAATTTCTGTCTTGGCCATGGGGAGCAGCATGATGAATTGCTTCCCCGTGCAATCCAGGCATTCAGGAGAAAGGGTATTCATGTGGTTCGTGTCTCTGCTGGTGATGAGCATGCAGTGGCACTGGATTCAAATGGACTT GTATACACCTGGGGCAAAGGTTACTGTGGTGCTCTAGGGCATGGAGATGAGATTGATAAGACTCTTCCAACACTCCTGAACACCCTTAGGAGCCATGTTGTTGTCCAG GTCTGTGCAAGAAAGAGGAAGACCTTTGTTTTGGTTGATACAGGTTCAGTTTACGGCTTTGGTTGGATGGGCTTTGGTAGCCTTGGGTTTACGGACAGAGGATTATCAGACAAGGTGATGAAGCCTCGGGTACTAGAAAGCCTACGAGCTCACCGCATTTCTCAGATTAGCACTGGTCTGTACCACACGATTGCTGTCACTAACCGGGGAAGAATTTTTGGTTTTGGAGATAATGAACGAGCGCAGCTTGGGCACGACACTCTAAGAGGATCCCTTGAACCAACCGAAATTTTTATTCAAGAAGTGGATGAAGAACTAAGTCATGACTCAGAAGCTCCGTGA